A single genomic interval of Lacrimispora sphenoides JCM 1415 harbors:
- a CDS encoding class II fructose-bisphosphate aldolase, producing MPLVTSKKMLLDAQKGDYAVGAFNVENMEMVMAVIDAAEELHAPVILQTTPSTVKYGGLNLYYANVKAAAELASVPVALHLDHGSSFELAMQALREGYTSIMIDGSHLSLEENAAISKSVVAACHPSYIPVEGELGRVGGKEDDLEGGDGGFTSPDEAAYFVEKTGIDYLAVSIGTAHGVYSGVPNIRIDILKEIRKKVSIPLVLHGTSGLADETVQECIREGICKVNYATDLRIAFSEGVKAVLKENQSVIDPKTYGKRGREFVKHYVWNKISVCGSGGKAGNYE from the coding sequence ATGCCGTTAGTTACTTCTAAAAAAATGTTACTTGATGCCCAAAAAGGAGACTATGCTGTCGGTGCCTTTAATGTGGAAAACATGGAAATGGTTATGGCTGTCATAGATGCGGCGGAGGAGCTTCACGCGCCGGTGATTCTGCAGACGACGCCGTCTACAGTAAAATACGGAGGCTTAAACCTGTACTATGCGAATGTAAAAGCAGCCGCCGAACTCGCTTCTGTCCCTGTGGCGCTTCACCTGGATCATGGCAGCAGCTTTGAACTGGCGATGCAGGCCCTTCGTGAGGGTTATACATCCATTATGATAGACGGTTCCCATTTGTCCCTGGAAGAGAATGCGGCTATATCAAAGTCCGTTGTGGCTGCCTGCCATCCGTCTTACATACCGGTCGAAGGGGAGCTTGGACGTGTGGGAGGAAAGGAAGATGATCTGGAGGGCGGTGACGGAGGATTCACATCACCGGATGAAGCCGCTTATTTTGTGGAAAAGACAGGGATCGATTATCTTGCGGTATCCATCGGAACCGCACATGGCGTATATTCCGGGGTTCCCAATATCCGAATTGATATACTAAAGGAAATCAGGAAGAAGGTTTCCATACCCCTTGTACTCCATGGAACCTCCGGCCTTGCGGATGAAACCGTGCAGGAATGCATCCGCGAAGGCATTTGCAAAGTCAATTATGCAACGGATTTACGAATCGCATTTAGCGAAGGGGTGAAAGCGGTTCTAAAAGAAAACCAATCCGTTATTGATCCAAAAACTTATGGCAAAAGAGGCAGAGAGTTTGTAAAGCATTATGTATGGAACAAAATTTCAGTTTGCGGCAGCGGGGGGAAAGCAGGAAATTATGAATAA
- a CDS encoding substrate-binding domain-containing protein, whose product MIKRKHMAAVAAAGFVLASLAGCSSGEKASETKQETAQTEAATTTAEAKAEAKSGEKKYVIGLAMNTQTNPFFVDVKDGVQKAADELGVELYITDAQDDPSIQMKDVENLITKKPDCIIIDTCDSDAIVSSIEACNEAGIPVLTMDREASGGEVVSHIGYDAIKSGKLAGEYLVDTLGGKGNIVEIQGIMGTNVAQSRSKGFNEAISQHPDMKIVACQVADFDRAKGMSVMENILQANDHIDGLYAANDEMLLGALEAIEAAGRLDEITMIGCDAIDDTIEAIKAGKVNATIAEPPFFLGKAILNSAYNYLQGKDVDKYVILDNELVTADNVNDLVTKE is encoded by the coding sequence ATGATCAAAAGAAAACACATGGCAGCAGTGGCAGCCGCAGGATTTGTCCTTGCATCATTGGCAGGATGCAGCAGCGGAGAGAAGGCGTCTGAAACCAAACAGGAGACCGCACAGACAGAAGCAGCTACGACAACAGCGGAAGCTAAAGCAGAGGCTAAGTCAGGGGAGAAGAAATACGTAATCGGACTTGCTATGAATACTCAGACAAATCCATTCTTTGTGGATGTTAAAGACGGGGTACAGAAAGCCGCAGACGAATTAGGAGTAGAACTTTATATTACAGATGCGCAGGATGATCCTTCAATTCAGATGAAGGATGTAGAAAACCTGATCACCAAGAAACCGGACTGCATCATCATTGATACTTGTGATTCGGATGCAATCGTATCTTCTATAGAAGCATGCAACGAAGCCGGTATCCCGGTGCTTACCATGGACCGTGAGGCAAGCGGCGGAGAAGTGGTTTCTCATATCGGTTACGATGCCATCAAATCCGGAAAGCTGGCCGGAGAGTATCTGGTAGATACACTGGGAGGCAAAGGAAATATCGTAGAAATCCAGGGTATTATGGGAACCAATGTGGCTCAGAGCCGTTCCAAGGGCTTTAACGAAGCCATAAGCCAGCATCCTGACATGAAGATCGTTGCCTGCCAGGTTGCAGATTTTGACCGTGCAAAGGGTATGAGCGTTATGGAGAACATCCTTCAGGCCAACGACCACATCGACGGATTATATGCAGCCAACGATGAAATGCTTCTTGGAGCTTTGGAAGCGATCGAAGCTGCCGGCCGTCTGGACGAGATTACCATGATCGGCTGCGATGCCATTGATGACACCATTGAGGCCATTAAAGCAGGAAAGGTTAATGCAACGATTGCAGAACCGCCTTTCTTCCTTGGAAAAGCAATTTTGAACTCTGCATACAATTATCTGCAGGGCAAAGACGTTGACAAGTATGTGATTCTGGACAACGAACTGGTAACTGCTGATAACGTAAATGATTTAGTTACAAAAGAATAA
- a CDS encoding MurR/RpiR family transcriptional regulator — MIISLDPKTVDKLTKTELEIVNFINTHEDTLPEMSIVDIAFETYSSPSTVSRAIRKCGLNGFNELRYRSVNKAKSEEIQGINEILNKTLIEAQKVHERISLTDVLEIIKCLDSARQISVFARGPTTYVGQEFSLKLQLLDYDVFYTDDPNIMQVKASKLKADDVLFLLSLNGETPELIASACTAFHRGNRVITCCCNEKSKLLLYSNYSLIGYKHSHQAIKEFEVSSRIALHMICRIIIDYISTYRKK, encoded by the coding sequence ATGATCATATCACTTGATCCAAAGACCGTAGATAAGTTAACAAAAACTGAGCTTGAAATCGTAAATTTTATTAATACACATGAAGATACCCTTCCTGAGATGTCAATTGTAGATATTGCATTTGAGACCTATTCTTCTCCCTCTACCGTTTCCAGAGCAATCCGGAAGTGCGGATTAAACGGATTCAATGAGCTCCGGTACCGCTCCGTTAATAAGGCAAAGAGCGAGGAAATACAAGGCATAAATGAAATACTCAATAAAACCCTTATTGAGGCACAGAAAGTTCATGAACGTATTTCCCTTACGGATGTTCTGGAGATTATTAAATGCCTGGATTCTGCCCGGCAGATATCGGTTTTCGCAAGAGGGCCGACTACTTATGTTGGGCAGGAGTTTTCTTTAAAGCTTCAGCTTCTGGACTATGATGTCTTTTATACGGACGATCCCAACATCATGCAGGTAAAAGCTTCAAAACTAAAAGCAGACGATGTTTTGTTTCTCTTGTCTTTAAACGGAGAAACTCCGGAGCTGATCGCCTCCGCATGTACTGCCTTTCACCGTGGAAACCGTGTGATTACCTGCTGTTGTAATGAGAAGTCCAAGCTGTTGTTATACAGCAATTATTCCCTTATCGGATATAAGCATTCCCATCAGGCAATCAAGGAATTTGAAGTCTCATCAAGAATTGCGTTGCATATGATTTGCAGAATTATCATTGATTACATATCAACCTATCGCAAGAAATAA
- a CDS encoding sugar ABC transporter ATP-binding protein, with product MGGRLVLKLESIVKTFPGVKALDGVHLEIFEGEVHALCGENGAGKSTLMKIIAGAQPYTSGAMYLDDKEVVFHSAKDAEKHGIAMIYQEFNMVPEMSVAENMYLGRLPVSPLGKVDWNRLYQDAQENLDHLGLKFSAKTKVKNLSVAEAQMTEIAKCLTIGAKIIIMDEPTAALADEEIQILFRTIEELKKKGIAIIYISHRMDEIFQISDRLTVFRDGKFVASKIIGETDYDDVVSMMVGRNVSNLYPVRDYKTQEVVFEARKVNSRGVHDVSLKLHKGEILGITGLLGAGTIELSKLIYGAIPMDSGEIYVHGKKKDCSSPRKALEAGIGFVSDDRKQEGLVLLRSIKENISMSSLKKLTKGFRLDNRLEMDRVKEQVKALNIKVSSAQQLAGKLSGGNQQKVVFAKVLLADSDILILDEPTRGVDVGAKAEIYAIMNKLTEAGKSILVISTDLPELIGVSDRVIVMREGRTVLEISKQEMNQEKILAHASGGVSENESGN from the coding sequence ATGGGAGGAAGGTTAGTTTTAAAACTGGAATCAATCGTAAAGACGTTTCCCGGTGTCAAGGCTCTTGACGGGGTTCATCTGGAGATCTTTGAAGGAGAAGTCCATGCCCTGTGCGGAGAAAACGGGGCAGGAAAATCTACCTTGATGAAAATAATCGCGGGAGCGCAGCCTTATACTTCCGGTGCCATGTATCTGGATGACAAAGAAGTGGTGTTTCATTCTGCCAAAGATGCGGAAAAACATGGAATCGCCATGATCTATCAGGAGTTTAATATGGTTCCAGAGATGTCGGTAGCAGAAAACATGTATCTTGGAAGACTTCCGGTAAGTCCATTGGGGAAAGTGGATTGGAACAGGCTGTACCAGGATGCACAGGAGAATCTGGATCATCTGGGCTTAAAATTCAGTGCAAAGACTAAGGTAAAGAATCTGTCAGTGGCAGAGGCTCAGATGACGGAGATTGCTAAGTGCCTGACCATCGGGGCAAAAATCATCATTATGGATGAGCCTACCGCAGCACTGGCAGATGAGGAAATACAGATTCTCTTCCGGACAATTGAGGAACTGAAGAAAAAGGGAATTGCAATCATTTACATATCCCACCGCATGGATGAGATCTTTCAGATCTCAGACCGTCTAACCGTTTTCCGCGACGGAAAATTCGTTGCATCAAAAATCATTGGAGAGACGGATTATGATGATGTGGTATCCATGATGGTCGGACGCAATGTATCCAATCTGTATCCGGTAAGAGATTACAAAACCCAGGAAGTGGTATTTGAAGCCAGGAAAGTAAACAGCCGTGGGGTCCATGATGTCAGTTTAAAGCTTCACAAAGGAGAAATTTTAGGGATTACAGGTCTTTTGGGTGCCGGTACCATAGAACTTTCCAAGCTGATTTACGGTGCTATTCCAATGGACAGCGGAGAGATTTACGTACATGGTAAAAAGAAGGATTGTTCTTCTCCCAGAAAAGCATTAGAAGCAGGAATCGGATTTGTCTCGGATGACAGGAAGCAGGAGGGGCTTGTTTTATTAAGAAGCATCAAGGAAAATATCTCCATGTCTTCTCTAAAAAAGCTGACCAAAGGATTCCGGCTGGATAACAGGCTGGAAATGGACCGTGTAAAGGAACAGGTGAAAGCGCTTAATATTAAAGTCAGTTCTGCACAGCAGCTTGCCGGAAAGTTAAGCGGCGGAAACCAGCAGAAAGTAGTGTTTGCAAAGGTGCTTTTAGCGGATTCTGATATTCTGATTTTAGACGAACCCACACGAGGAGTTGATGTGGGGGCCAAGGCGGAGATCTATGCCATTATGAACAAGCTGACGGAAGCGGGAAAGAGCATTCTTGTAATTTCTACGGATCTTCCGGAATTGATTGGGGTCAGTGACCGCGTCATTGTTATGCGGGAAGGACGAACGGTGTTAGAAATCTCCAAACAAGAAATGAATCAGGAAAAAATATTAGCACATGCGTCTGGAGGGGTAAGTGAAAATGAATCAGGAAACTAA
- a CDS encoding ABC transporter permease: MNQETKKRLINQINIYRSVLILLVICIFAAFLSESFLSVSNLFNVFKQVTVAGIIGCGMTFVILTGGIDLSVGSILGFAGVVASGVLASTGNTFLAVLTAVAIGITCGIVNGFFISQCGIPPFIATLGMMTLLRGCVLVYTKGSPIPVKVDSYKFIGKGTVLGVPVPVIILIALFLLAHYILTQTSFGRSIYAFGGNREAARLSGISVKKTEWMAYIINGFLSGIAAVVLTARLGSAQSTSGQGIEMDAIAAVILGGTSLSGGTGFVLPTVVGAMIMGIIDNILTLMNVNPHATNIVKGAVVLIAVLVDKKVKDLSAKAE; this comes from the coding sequence ATGAATCAGGAAACTAAGAAACGGTTAATCAACCAAATTAATATATATCGCTCGGTTTTGATCTTACTGGTAATCTGTATCTTTGCCGCCTTTTTGTCAGAAAGCTTTTTAAGTGTTTCCAACCTGTTTAATGTTTTTAAGCAGGTGACAGTTGCCGGCATCATCGGATGCGGCATGACCTTTGTGATTCTTACCGGCGGAATCGATTTGTCCGTAGGTTCCATTCTGGGGTTTGCCGGGGTTGTAGCCTCCGGTGTGCTGGCTTCCACCGGCAATACCTTTCTGGCTGTGCTTACAGCAGTTGCAATCGGAATTACCTGCGGAATCGTAAATGGATTTTTTATTTCTCAGTGCGGGATACCTCCGTTTATTGCTACCCTTGGCATGATGACACTTCTTCGGGGCTGTGTTTTGGTCTACACCAAAGGCTCTCCCATTCCGGTCAAGGTAGATTCTTATAAATTTATTGGAAAAGGTACGGTTCTGGGGGTTCCGGTGCCTGTTATTATACTGATAGCACTTTTCCTGCTGGCACATTACATATTGACGCAAACCAGCTTTGGACGCAGCATTTATGCATTTGGCGGAAACCGGGAAGCAGCCCGCTTATCCGGAATTTCCGTAAAAAAAACGGAATGGATGGCTTACATCATTAATGGCTTTTTAAGCGGCATTGCGGCAGTGGTTTTAACAGCCAGACTGGGGTCTGCACAATCCACCAGCGGACAGGGGATCGAGATGGATGCCATTGCAGCGGTCATACTTGGAGGTACAAGCTTAAGCGGCGGAACCGGATTTGTGCTGCCTACTGTGGTAGGTGCTATGATCATGGGAATTATCGATAATATTCTTACGCTTATGAACGTAAATCCCCATGCCACCAATATTGTAAAGGGCGCAGTTGTACTCATTGCAGTTCTGGTGGACAAAAAGGTTAAGGATTTATCTGCGAAAGCAGAATAA
- the dhaL gene encoding dihydroxyacetone kinase subunit DhaL, with protein sequence MNVDQLNADQVKQLFLCVADRIVINEPYLTEIDMKIGDGDHGTGMELGFKAVLEQLPSLEAESVESVFQELGRILLDTMGGASGVLFGTMFISGVIRREPSCCFGLSDFAESFRVSLDAIMQRGKARVGDKTMVDALEPAVAALEHAASQGLTIHEGFSMAAAAAKKGVEYTKEIRARFGRAKYYGDKAIGLQDAGATSVWLIFQAMSDWVSNNLI encoded by the coding sequence ATGAATGTGGATCAACTAAATGCGGATCAGGTAAAGCAGCTTTTTCTGTGTGTTGCCGACCGGATTGTGATAAATGAGCCGTATCTGACAGAAATTGATATGAAAATAGGAGATGGAGATCATGGCACGGGAATGGAACTGGGGTTTAAAGCGGTTCTGGAACAGCTTCCTTCCCTGGAAGCAGAATCCGTGGAATCCGTATTCCAGGAATTGGGGCGGATCCTGCTTGATACCATGGGCGGAGCCTCAGGTGTTTTGTTTGGTACCATGTTTATCAGCGGTGTTATCCGTCGAGAACCCTCCTGTTGTTTTGGGCTTTCGGATTTTGCGGAAAGCTTTCGGGTATCCCTGGATGCCATTATGCAAAGAGGGAAGGCCAGGGTCGGAGATAAGACTATGGTGGATGCATTGGAGCCAGCCGTTGCTGCGTTAGAACACGCCGCTTCCCAGGGGCTGACCATCCATGAGGGATTTTCCATGGCTGCAGCAGCGGCAAAAAAAGGTGTTGAATATACAAAAGAGATAAGAGCCAGATTTGGAAGGGCTAAATATTACGGGGACAAGGCGATTGGACTGCAGGATGCGGGTGCTACATCCGTATGGCTGATTTTCCAGGCTATGTCGGATTGGGTATCAAATAACTTGATATAA
- a CDS encoding 1-phosphofructokinase family hexose kinase has protein sequence MIYTLTTNPAIDMNISTNGIQAKVVNRTYGAVYTPNGKGLNVSYCLKRFHIQSKVLGFFGDFSGKYIVEETQKKSIETFPVWVEDITRINIFINDGKEEFKFVNEGSYVSDRKQEDMLRIMNGLADLDTLVISGSLPKGIGNQFYDEVMEICRKKQVKVILDISSDYLKDLMHYRPYLIKPNDEEVKDIFGIIMRDEADMVDALHYLHEKGAQNILITLGDRGSYFYNGKSVFFAGTKNVELVSSACAGDACLAGFLSVWLDQPGEVEQALKRSAAVGANVAESNGLGPMDKVDDYEKEIDVRRVE, from the coding sequence ATGATCTATACTTTGACTACAAATCCTGCGATTGATATGAATATTTCAACCAATGGGATACAGGCAAAAGTAGTAAACCGGACGTATGGTGCTGTTTATACTCCCAATGGTAAGGGGCTGAATGTAAGCTATTGTTTGAAACGGTTCCATATCCAATCAAAAGTTCTTGGCTTTTTCGGAGATTTTTCAGGAAAGTATATCGTTGAGGAGACTCAGAAGAAATCCATTGAAACCTTTCCGGTCTGGGTGGAAGATATCACACGGATTAATATTTTTATAAACGATGGGAAAGAGGAGTTCAAGTTTGTAAATGAAGGGTCCTATGTATCTGACAGGAAGCAGGAGGATATGCTCCGGATTATGAACGGACTTGCTGATTTAGATACGCTGGTAATCAGCGGAAGCCTGCCAAAGGGGATCGGAAACCAGTTTTATGATGAGGTAATGGAGATATGCAGAAAAAAACAGGTAAAGGTAATTTTAGATATTAGTTCCGATTACTTAAAGGACTTGATGCATTACCGACCGTACTTAATTAAGCCCAATGATGAGGAAGTAAAAGATATTTTTGGAATCATTATGCGGGATGAAGCAGATATGGTCGATGCCCTCCACTATCTGCACGAGAAGGGGGCACAAAATATCCTTATTACACTGGGGGACCGGGGATCCTATTTTTATAATGGGAAATCTGTATTTTTTGCAGGTACAAAGAACGTTGAGCTGGTCAGCTCTGCCTGCGCGGGAGATGCATGCCTTGCCGGATTTTTAAGCGTATGGCTTGATCAGCCGGGGGAGGTAGAACAAGCATTAAAGCGTTCTGCGGCAGTAGGGGCAAACGTGGCTGAGAGCAACGGATTGGGACCCATGGATAAGGTAGATGATTATGAGAAGGAAATTGATGTAAGAAGGGTGGAATGA
- a CDS encoding substrate-binding domain-containing protein has translation MKKALKRFLVAGAVVLSLAGCQKAAQEPAVATNAGSEEASKPKETNDKIITVGVSLLNNAHVFYNNIEAAMNEKAKEMGYQLIIQDAAGDGNKQLNQVQDFITQKVDAIVICPTNSAGSKSMVELADAAGIPVFTMDVASDGEVISHISTDNYRGGELAAEYAVEHILKQKAGQAAVITYAEIEGCVQREKGFTEWLSKNAPDVSVVDVQNYSGDQGKAAEVMQNMLLKHENLDVVFCVGDPAAVGAMSSIDAVGSNVKVIGFDGNPEGIEAILSGGNWIADIAQDPSAIGITTLECIKKHLAGESVEKLIPIPPRVVDASNLK, from the coding sequence ATGAAGAAAGCATTAAAGAGATTTTTAGTCGCAGGAGCAGTAGTTTTGAGTCTGGCAGGATGCCAGAAAGCCGCACAGGAACCGGCAGTGGCAACAAATGCAGGAAGCGAGGAAGCTTCAAAGCCTAAGGAAACCAATGACAAAATCATCACAGTGGGTGTCAGCCTGTTAAACAATGCGCATGTTTTCTATAATAACATAGAGGCAGCTATGAATGAAAAGGCAAAAGAAATGGGATATCAGCTGATCATCCAGGATGCGGCCGGAGATGGCAACAAACAGCTGAATCAGGTACAGGATTTCATTACACAAAAAGTAGATGCCATCGTCATTTGTCCAACCAACTCCGCCGGAAGTAAATCCATGGTGGAACTGGCTGATGCAGCCGGTATACCGGTATTTACCATGGATGTTGCGTCGGATGGAGAGGTAATCAGCCATATTTCAACCGATAATTACAGAGGCGGAGAACTGGCTGCTGAATATGCGGTAGAACATATCCTGAAACAAAAAGCCGGTCAGGCGGCAGTTATTACATATGCAGAGATTGAAGGCTGCGTACAGCGTGAAAAAGGGTTTACAGAATGGCTTAGTAAAAATGCTCCCGATGTATCGGTTGTGGATGTACAGAACTATTCAGGAGACCAGGGAAAAGCGGCAGAGGTTATGCAGAATATGCTGTTAAAGCATGAAAACCTTGATGTGGTATTCTGCGTCGGCGATCCCGCGGCCGTAGGCGCCATGTCCTCCATTGATGCGGTGGGAAGTAATGTAAAAGTGATTGGTTTTGACGGAAATCCGGAAGGTATTGAAGCAATTTTAAGCGGCGGAAACTGGATTGCTGATATTGCTCAGGATCCGTCAGCCATTGGAATAACAACCTTGGAATGCATTAAGAAGCATCTGGCCGGTGAGTCTGTTGAAAAATTAATTCCTATTCCACCCAGAGTGGTTGACGCAAGCAACTTAAAATAA
- a CDS encoding dihydroxyacetone kinase subunit DhaK, with product MNKLINSQERMVPEMLEGYLSLNPDLYCKVPGVMGIKNKREEDKVSVVIAGGSGNEPWVLGFVGEGLADGAALGNVYTAPPSRTVLEVTRSVPHDKGVIFIAANHAGDVLNFELVRELAELEGIKSHCIYVSDDISSAPLEKKEERRGIAGISFMVKIAGAASKEGYGLEEMKRVVEKAGKNTRTFGVTTSPGYMPGSGKAMCELPDGFVEYGMGFNGEPGTKREELSSADAITEALMEQLLNEVPAGCEAAFMVNGYGFTSMLELCIVSRKVSEIAEANGIVNVHSFIDTLFSPQGTGGFSVSILILDDELKELYQKPCKSPLFRFQGGSR from the coding sequence ATGAATAAGCTGATCAATAGCCAGGAGCGGATGGTACCGGAGATGCTGGAAGGCTATCTTTCCTTAAATCCGGACCTGTACTGCAAGGTACCTGGCGTTATGGGAATTAAAAATAAAAGGGAAGAAGATAAGGTGTCGGTGGTCATTGCCGGAGGATCTGGGAATGAACCGTGGGTTCTGGGATTTGTTGGAGAGGGCCTGGCGGACGGAGCTGCCCTGGGAAATGTTTATACAGCGCCGCCTTCCCGTACCGTATTGGAAGTGACAAGGTCAGTGCCTCATGATAAGGGCGTCATTTTTATCGCTGCAAACCATGCCGGAGATGTACTGAATTTTGAACTGGTGCGGGAACTGGCTGAATTGGAAGGAATTAAGTCCCATTGCATTTATGTATCTGATGATATTTCATCGGCTCCCCTGGAAAAAAAGGAGGAGCGCAGGGGGATAGCAGGAATTTCCTTTATGGTTAAAATTGCGGGGGCAGCATCAAAAGAAGGCTATGGTCTGGAAGAAATGAAACGGGTGGTTGAGAAAGCAGGCAAAAACACCAGAACCTTTGGTGTAACCACCTCCCCGGGATATATGCCCGGGTCAGGAAAGGCGATGTGCGAGCTTCCGGATGGCTTTGTGGAGTATGGAATGGGATTTAATGGAGAGCCCGGAACGAAACGGGAAGAGCTCTCGTCAGCAGATGCGATAACAGAAGCGCTCATGGAACAGTTGTTAAATGAGGTCCCGGCAGGCTGTGAGGCTGCATTTATGGTGAATGGTTACGGATTTACCAGCATGCTGGAACTTTGCATCGTAAGCCGGAAAGTGAGTGAAATTGCAGAGGCAAACGGAATTGTCAATGTTCATTCATTCATTGATACCCTGTTTTCCCCTCAGGGAACCGGTGGTTTTTCCGTATCAATCCTGATCCTTGATGATGAGTTGAAAGAATTATATCAAAAACCCTGTAAATCCCCATTATTCCGGTTTCAAGGAGGCAGCAGATGA
- a CDS encoding sugar ABC transporter ATP-binding protein, with the protein MKEQAFVALEHISKSFPGVKALNDVSINFSPGRVHVLLGENGAGKSTIIKIISGVYQSDEGNLIVRGNKERFENTRESLGKGISVIHQELSVIPDLTIAENIFLGREPKTPLGLIDKQKMNQEAGKLLESLGMQIDPRTFIRKLANGDKQMVEIARAVSQNSSMVIMDEPTSSLSEKEVGALFKVIKSLKEENVAVIYISHRLKEIREIGDDITILRDGKVVITLPLSQISEEEMINKMVGREMKQFYFRSEHAVKDEIVLSVENLGRGGTFHNVTFQLRRGEILGVAGLIGAGRTEVMRTVFGADAPDSGSMFVYGRPYQPKSVKDGVASGIGLVPEDRRGQGLLLEKNVAINTTLSSLFQRSKKGLIDFAWEKAASEEYVKKMGTKTPGIKTRIKNLSGGNQQKVVIARWLLAGSRILIMDEPTRGIDVNAKAEIYNLMKEFVEAGGSIIMVSSDLPEILGVADRIMIMREGTVSGFIDTKEASEEKIMGLASISTESSGRAKE; encoded by the coding sequence ATGAAAGAACAGGCTTTCGTTGCTTTAGAACACATTAGTAAATCCTTCCCTGGCGTAAAAGCACTGAATGACGTTTCCATCAATTTTTCCCCTGGCAGAGTCCACGTTCTGCTGGGGGAAAATGGTGCAGGGAAATCTACAATTATAAAAATTATCTCAGGGGTATATCAATCGGATGAAGGGAATCTGATTGTCAGAGGAAATAAAGAAAGATTTGAAAACACCAGAGAATCCTTAGGGAAAGGAATCAGTGTGATCCATCAGGAGCTCAGTGTGATACCTGATCTGACGATTGCTGAAAACATCTTCCTTGGAAGGGAACCAAAAACCCCCTTAGGGTTGATTGATAAGCAAAAGATGAATCAGGAAGCCGGTAAGCTGCTGGAATCATTGGGAATGCAAATAGACCCCAGGACATTTATCAGAAAGCTGGCCAATGGGGATAAGCAGATGGTCGAAATCGCCAGGGCAGTATCCCAAAACAGTTCCATGGTCATCATGGATGAGCCTACCTCCTCCTTGTCGGAAAAAGAAGTGGGGGCCTTGTTTAAAGTCATAAAGTCTTTAAAGGAAGAAAATGTAGCGGTTATTTATATATCCCACCGTTTGAAGGAAATACGCGAAATAGGGGATGATATTACGATTTTAAGAGATGGAAAGGTTGTTATAACACTGCCCTTATCTCAAATTTCAGAAGAAGAAATGATCAACAAGATGGTCGGAAGAGAAATGAAGCAGTTCTATTTCCGGTCTGAACATGCAGTGAAGGATGAAATTGTGTTATCCGTAGAAAACCTGGGTCGAGGCGGTACGTTCCACAATGTCACGTTTCAGCTGAGAAGAGGAGAAATCCTGGGTGTTGCAGGATTGATCGGCGCTGGACGGACAGAAGTGATGAGAACTGTGTTCGGAGCGGATGCCCCGGACTCTGGTTCTATGTTTGTCTATGGCAGACCATACCAGCCGAAATCAGTAAAGGATGGGGTTGCATCCGGGATTGGCCTTGTTCCGGAGGACAGAAGGGGCCAGGGGCTGCTTCTTGAAAAGAATGTAGCCATCAATACGACGTTATCCAGCTTGTTTCAAAGGTCTAAAAAGGGATTGATCGATTTCGCCTGGGAAAAGGCAGCGTCAGAGGAATATGTGAAAAAGATGGGAACGAAAACTCCCGGGATCAAGACCAGGATTAAAAATCTCTCAGGTGGTAACCAGCAGAAGGTGGTCATTGCAAGGTGGCTTCTTGCAGGCTCCCGTATTTTGATCATGGACGAGCCTACCAGGGGGATTGATGTCAATGCAAAAGCTGAAATCTACAACTTAATGAAGGAGTTTGTAGAGGCAGGAGGCAGCATTATCATGGTTTCTTCTGATCTGCCTGAAATTCTTGGAGTTGCAGACCGGATTATGATCATGAGGGAAGGCACTGTTTCAGGATTTATAGATACCAAAGAGGCTTCGGAAGAAAAAATCATGGGATTGGCAAGCATCAGCACAGAAAGTTCCGGGAGGGCAAAAGAATGA